The proteins below come from a single Aspergillus oryzae RIB40 DNA, chromosome 5 genomic window:
- a CDS encoding putative chromatin remodeling complex subunit (Arp9) (actin and related proteins) has product MPPFKDEHILIIAPGSQVTLAQLGLPESFTPARYRFPTRMFPAEKKGEFEPYKIRERRQDGKPSNGTSAPKEDVEMKDAETSAPEATGNNEAAPKPENGEQEDKKDPAEGQDTNGETKKEAQQIFYEEDITSDEGAIYPLENGHIVDWPCFFALLTHVHNTLSPPFHTPIMLISQPAWSARDREAITQFVFEKFKTPAFCMMDSALAICYGYGTSTAAVVDVGKGKVDVTAVTDFLVNEHGRGIALEGCGGDYMTDRLQELLGSKGFTREMCEQLKRSNITEILPAGTPLPGTAATARQNPNPAAAASTGGQDGGPNDAVPRGPGEGTQTGPEGTNGEDEDEGVLDVAAIVSGNTSEFLANREKEKAEKSSSKKGSVDQSGKPIRLPNSKKEKASFQYEEYARLEPEKDAPNAPPRYIRQTREIEVGVERFLSATPKQKTGERLTSNILEDIATQIHHTILSVPDASKRSELWDSLVVVGNGSKIKGFTQALLNTITQKYVLSPSATIFTSELPSNFSTPMPTGGTNTPAPGQTGPFNTPGHGVNPLLVAATHSNNPTAGNMPGTPSMDPSMASHYRSTGHSQTPTSVKTLKPPEYFPEWKEHGNSNVPGTSGSAGMNNGPNAGPGGPGAPSGGHGMEEAVFLGAQVASKVVFVIDQGLSKGFMTRVEYNENGPSAIHEYSM; this is encoded by the exons ATGCCGCCTTTCAAAGATGAACACATTTTG ATAATCGCGCCAGGCTCGCAGGTGACCCTGGCGCAACTGGGTCTTCCCGAATCATTCACACCCGCTCGCTATCGCTTTCCCACGCGGATGTTCCCTGCCGAAAAGAAGGGTGAATTTGAACCATACAAGATCCGCGAGCGACGACAGGATGGGAAACCTAGCAATGGGACAAGCGCGCCCAaggaggatgtggagatgaAAGATGCGGAAACCTCCGCTCCAGAAGCCACAGGCAACAATGAGGCCGCCCCCAAGCCCGAGAATGGAGAACAAGAGGACAAGAAAGATCCTGCCGAGGGCCAGGATACCAACGGGGAGACGAAAAAGGAGGCCCAGCAGATCTTCTACGAGGAGGACATTACATCGGATGAGGGGGCTATCTACCCCCTCGAGAATGGGCACATTGTCGACTGGCCGTGTTTCTTTGCTCTCCTAACACATGTTCACAATACCCTCAGCCCCCCATTTCACACGCCGATTATGCTTATCTCCCAACCGGCCTGGTCAGCACGCGACCGCGAGGCGATCACACAGTTTGTgtttgagaagttcaagaCGCCCGCCTTTTGCATGATGGATTCCGCTCTCGCCATCTGCTATGGATACGGTACCTCGACTGCGGCGGTTGTCGACGTTGGCAAAGGGAAAGTGGATGTCACCGCCGTCACGGATTTCCTTGTCAATGAGCATGGACGAGGGATTGCCCTGGAAggttgtggtggagattACATGACAGACAGACTTCAAGAGCTGCTGGGGTCGAAGGGTTTCACAAGAGAGATGTGCGAGCAGTTGAAGAGGAGTAACATTACCGAAATTCTACCTGCTGGAACGCCCTTGCCTGGCACCGCTGCCACCGCACGACAGAACCCTAACCCTGCCGCTGCAGCTTCTACGGGAGGACAAGACGGAGGTCCCAATGATGCCGTTCCCCGCGGCCCTGGTGAAGGCACTCAAACTGGCCCGGAAGGCAccaatggagaagatgaagatgagggcGTGCTGGATGTTGCAGCTATTGTCAGCGGCAACACCAGCGAGTTCCTAgcaaacagagaaaaagagaaagcggAGAAGTCGAGTTCCAAAAAGGGCTCGGTTGACCAAAGTGGGAAGCCTATTCGTCTTCCCAACtccaagaaagagaaggccTCATTCCAATACGAGGAATACGCGCGATTGGAGCCGGAAAAAGACGCGCCCAACGCTCCTCCACGATATATCCGCCAGACACGAGAGATCGAAGTCGGCGTTGAGCGTTTCCTGTCTGCCACTCCAAAGCAAAAAACCGGGGAACGTTTAACCAGCAATATCCTTGAAGATATTGCAACACAAATCCACCATACTATCCTTTCTGTACCAGACGCCAGCAAGCGCAGCGAACTCTGGGATTCGTTGGTCGTTGTTGGTAACGGCAGTAAGATCAAGG GATTCACCCAAGCTCTGCTTAACACCATCACACAAAAGTATGTTCTCTCGCCATCTGCCACCATTTTCACTTCTGAGCTCCCCTCCAATTTCTCCACCCCCATGCCGACGGGAGGTACCAACACTCCCGCACCTGGTCAAACCGGACCTTTTAATACCCCTGGCCACGGAGTGAACCCCCTTCTTGTTGCTGCAACACATTCGAACAACCCGACGGCTGGAAATATGCCAGGAACCCCATCAATGGATCCTTCGATGGCTTCCCACTATCGCTCAACTGGCCATTCTCAGACCCCAACCTCCGTCAAGACCCTGAAGCCCCCAGAGTACTTCCCGGAGTGGAAGGAGCACGGCAATTCCAACGTTCCTGGGACCAGCGGGTCTGCAGGAATGAACAACGGGCCCAACGCTGGGCCTGGTGGCCCAGGTGCGCCCAGTGGCGGTCATGGTATGGAGGAAGCGGTATTCCTAGGAGCCCAAGTTGCTTCTAAGGTTGTTTTCGTTATTGATCAAGGTCTCAGTAAGGGGTTCATGACCCGTGTGGAGTATAATGAGAATGGGCCCTCTGCAATCCATGAATATTCCATGTGA
- a CDS encoding putative C2H2 finger domain protein (Kin17) (protein containing a U1-type Zn-finger and implicated in RNA splicing or processing), which yields MPRAEAGSTKAISNKIKSKGLQRLRWYCQMCEKQCRDENGFKCHTQSESHVRNALLVGEDPRKYIEEYSKEFLNNFLTQLRTSHQEKAIHANIFYQTIVADKTHIHLNATKWKSLTQFVAYLGREGLCRVEETEKGLFIAYIDRSPEAMRRREALMKKERQDRGDEEREQRQILEQVERARQNADKEEEIDPEARNLQRKEGEKVKLNIGFGSKANGDSKTESPKPQSPEEKDNAASSATPEPAAASASPDSAPTPAPAPAAAPAPAQDAPKPAVKLSMSLGDKKPKNVFAAAAKKNPLAGKKGPVMEAPKKMSEQERIMKQEMEAMEKKRMRGGFGMPNPKRPKLT from the exons ATGCCGCGCGCAGAAGCAGGAAGCACAAAAGCCATCAGCAACAAGATCAAATCC AAAGGACTTCAGCGACTCCGATGGTACTGTCAGATGTGCGAGAAGCAATGTCGAGATGAGAACGGATTTAAATG TCACACCCAGAGCGAAAGCCACGTGAGAAACGCACTTTTAGTTGGCGAGGATCCGAGAAAATATATCGAGGAGTACAGCAAGGAGTTTTTGAATAACTTCCTTACTCAGTTGAGGACGTCTCACCAAGAAAAAGCTATCCATGCGAACATATTTTACCAGACTATAGTTGCGGATAAGACG CACATACATTTAAACGCTACGAAATGGAAGAGCCTTACACAGTTTGTGGCTTATCTGGGACGGGAAGGGCTGTGTCGCGTTGAGGAGACGGAGAAGGGTCTTTTTATTGCGTATATCGACCGGAGTCCGGAGGCGATGAGGCGGAGAGAGGCGCttatgaagaaagagcgTCAGGATCGTGGTGATGAGGAGAGGGAGCAACGACAGATTTTGGAGCAGGTTGAGCGCGCGAGACAGAATGCggacaaggaggaagaaatagaCCCTGAAGCGAGGAATTTGCAGAGGAAGGAGGGCGAGAAAGTCAAACTTAATATTGGCTTTGGTTCGAAGGCGAATGGCGACTCGAAGACCGAATCGCCGAAACCACAGTCTCCCGAGGAAAAGGATAACGCCGCTTCCTCGGCGACGCCGGAGCCTGCCGCTGCTTCTGCATCTCCGGACTCAGCCCCGACCCCGGCCCCGGCCCcggctgctgctcctgctcctgctcagGATGCGCCAAAGCCGGCAGTTAAGCTGTCGATGTCATTGGGTgacaagaaaccaaagaatGTGTTTGCTGCTgcagcgaagaagaacccaCTTGCCGGGAAGAAGGGCCCCGTGATGGAAGCTCCCAAGAAGATGAGTGAGCAGGAGAGAATCATGAAGCAGGAAATGGAggcaatggagaagaagcgcatgcgtggaggatttggaatGCCGAATCCCAAGCGCCCGAAGTTGACCTGA